A section of the Cottoperca gobio chromosome 17, fCotGob3.1, whole genome shotgun sequence genome encodes:
- the LOC115022184 gene encoding ATP-sensitive inward rectifier potassium channel 10 isoform X3: MLLCSSPQKVCHSQTQTDVLKPLLGGGVSGGGGTLRKRRRVLSKDGRSNVRIEHVSGRSALYMRDLWTTFLDMQWRYKFFLFTATFAGTWFLFGVLWYLMALVHGDLLEFDPPSNHTPCVMQMQTLTGAFLFSLETQTTIGYGFRCITEECPAAIILLIVQLVITMLMEIFITGTFLAKVARPKKRGETVKFSQHAVVSTHEGRPCLMVRVANMRKSLLLGCQVSGKLLQTSLTKEGETVRLDQRNVPFQVDMSSDSPFLILPLTFYHIIDENSPLRAWAAKGGGWTDPELADFELLVIMSATVEPTSATCQVRTSYLPDEILWGYEFPPVVSLSPSGKYVADFAFFDKVAKTKTTPVFKPSSPQHGYQSNGGGTVPEVTDPEKIRLEQSYRERGEERGRAKDTPLSVRISNV, from the exons ATGCTGCTCTG CTCCTCCCCTCAGAAGGTGTGCCACTcccagacacagacagatgttTTAAAACCCTTACTGGGTGGTGGCGTATCCGGTGGGGGCGGGactctgaggaagaggaggcgcGTCCTGTCCAAAGATGGGCGTAGCAATGTGCGCATCGAGCACGTCAGCGGGCGAAGTGCTCTGTACATGCGTGACCTCTGGACAACGTTTCTGGACATGCAGTGGCGCTACAAGTTCTTCCTGTTCACGGCTACATTTGCAGGGACCTGGTTCCTGTTCGGGGTGCTGTGGTATCTGATGGCACTGGTGCATGGAGACCTACTTG AGTTCGACCCTCCGTCAAACCACACCCCCTGTGTGATGCAGATGCAAACCCTGACGGGggctttcctcttctccctggAGACCCAGACAACCATTGGTTATGGTTTTCGCTGCATCACTGAGGAATGTCCAGCTgccatcatcctcctcatcgtcCAGCTTGTCATCACGATGCTGATGGAGATCTTCATCACTGGTACCTTCCTTGCCAAG GTTGCTCGGCCAAAGAAGCGAGGTGAGACAGTGAAGTTTAGCCAGCATGCTGTGGTGTCGACCCACGAGGGACGACCCTGCCTGATGGTCCGGGTGGCCAACATGCGCAAGAGTCTCCTGCTTGGTTGTCAA GTGAGTGGAAAACTGCTCCAGACGTCTCTGACCAAGGAGGGCGAGACAGTTCGCCTGGACCAGAGGAATGTGCCCTTTCAAGTGGACATGTCCAGTGACAGCCCCTTCCTCATCCTGCCCCTCACCTTCTACCACATCATAGATGAAAACAGCCCCCTGCGAGCCTGGGCGGCCAAGG GTGGGGGCTGGACAGATCCAGAGTTGGCAGACTTCGAGCTGCTGGTGATCATGAGTGCAACAGTTGAACCGACCTCCGCCACCTGCCAGGTCCGCACCTCCTACCTGCCGGATGAGATTCTCTGGGGTTATGAGTTTCCCCCTGTagtctccctctccccatcgGGCAAATACGTAGCGGACTTCGCCTTCTTCGACAAAGTGGCCAAGACCAAGACCACGCCCGTCTTCAAACCATCCAGCCCCCAGCACGGGTACCAGAGCAACGGGGGCGGGACTGTGCCTGAGGTGACCGATCCAGAGAAGATCCGTCTGGAGCAGAGCtacagggagagaggggaggaacgTGGCCGGGCCAAAGACACTCCTCTCAGTGTTCGCATCAGCAACGTGTGA
- the LOC115022184 gene encoding ATP-sensitive inward rectifier potassium channel 10 isoform X1: protein MTSATPPSARSSSPQKVCHSQTQTDVLKPLLGGGVSGGGGTLRKRRRVLSKDGRSNVRIEHVSGRSALYMRDLWTTFLDMQWRYKFFLFTATFAGTWFLFGVLWYLMALVHGDLLEFDPPSNHTPCVMQMQTLTGAFLFSLETQTTIGYGFRCITEECPAAIILLIVQLVITMLMEIFITGTFLAKVARPKKRGETVKFSQHAVVSTHEGRPCLMVRVANMRKSLLLGCQVSGKLLQTSLTKEGETVRLDQRNVPFQVDMSSDSPFLILPLTFYHIIDENSPLRAWAAKGGGWTDPELADFELLVIMSATVEPTSATCQVRTSYLPDEILWGYEFPPVVSLSPSGKYVADFAFFDKVAKTKTTPVFKPSSPQHGYQSNGGGTVPEVTDPEKIRLEQSYRERGEERGRAKDTPLSVRISNV from the exons ATGACATCTGCCACACCTCCTTCCGCTCGTAGCTCCTCCCCTCAGAAGGTGTGCCACTcccagacacagacagatgttTTAAAACCCTTACTGGGTGGTGGCGTATCCGGTGGGGGCGGGactctgaggaagaggaggcgcGTCCTGTCCAAAGATGGGCGTAGCAATGTGCGCATCGAGCACGTCAGCGGGCGAAGTGCTCTGTACATGCGTGACCTCTGGACAACGTTTCTGGACATGCAGTGGCGCTACAAGTTCTTCCTGTTCACGGCTACATTTGCAGGGACCTGGTTCCTGTTCGGGGTGCTGTGGTATCTGATGGCACTGGTGCATGGAGACCTACTTG AGTTCGACCCTCCGTCAAACCACACCCCCTGTGTGATGCAGATGCAAACCCTGACGGGggctttcctcttctccctggAGACCCAGACAACCATTGGTTATGGTTTTCGCTGCATCACTGAGGAATGTCCAGCTgccatcatcctcctcatcgtcCAGCTTGTCATCACGATGCTGATGGAGATCTTCATCACTGGTACCTTCCTTGCCAAG GTTGCTCGGCCAAAGAAGCGAGGTGAGACAGTGAAGTTTAGCCAGCATGCTGTGGTGTCGACCCACGAGGGACGACCCTGCCTGATGGTCCGGGTGGCCAACATGCGCAAGAGTCTCCTGCTTGGTTGTCAA GTGAGTGGAAAACTGCTCCAGACGTCTCTGACCAAGGAGGGCGAGACAGTTCGCCTGGACCAGAGGAATGTGCCCTTTCAAGTGGACATGTCCAGTGACAGCCCCTTCCTCATCCTGCCCCTCACCTTCTACCACATCATAGATGAAAACAGCCCCCTGCGAGCCTGGGCGGCCAAGG GTGGGGGCTGGACAGATCCAGAGTTGGCAGACTTCGAGCTGCTGGTGATCATGAGTGCAACAGTTGAACCGACCTCCGCCACCTGCCAGGTCCGCACCTCCTACCTGCCGGATGAGATTCTCTGGGGTTATGAGTTTCCCCCTGTagtctccctctccccatcgGGCAAATACGTAGCGGACTTCGCCTTCTTCGACAAAGTGGCCAAGACCAAGACCACGCCCGTCTTCAAACCATCCAGCCCCCAGCACGGGTACCAGAGCAACGGGGGCGGGACTGTGCCTGAGGTGACCGATCCAGAGAAGATCCGTCTGGAGCAGAGCtacagggagagaggggaggaacgTGGCCGGGCCAAAGACACTCCTCTCAGTGTTCGCATCAGCAACGTGTGA
- the LOC115022184 gene encoding ATP-sensitive inward rectifier potassium channel 10 isoform X2: protein MEMEYILLKSSSPQKVCHSQTQTDVLKPLLGGGVSGGGGTLRKRRRVLSKDGRSNVRIEHVSGRSALYMRDLWTTFLDMQWRYKFFLFTATFAGTWFLFGVLWYLMALVHGDLLEFDPPSNHTPCVMQMQTLTGAFLFSLETQTTIGYGFRCITEECPAAIILLIVQLVITMLMEIFITGTFLAKVARPKKRGETVKFSQHAVVSTHEGRPCLMVRVANMRKSLLLGCQVSGKLLQTSLTKEGETVRLDQRNVPFQVDMSSDSPFLILPLTFYHIIDENSPLRAWAAKGGGWTDPELADFELLVIMSATVEPTSATCQVRTSYLPDEILWGYEFPPVVSLSPSGKYVADFAFFDKVAKTKTTPVFKPSSPQHGYQSNGGGTVPEVTDPEKIRLEQSYRERGEERGRAKDTPLSVRISNV from the exons ATGGAGATGGAATACATCCTACTGAAGAG CTCCTCCCCTCAGAAGGTGTGCCACTcccagacacagacagatgttTTAAAACCCTTACTGGGTGGTGGCGTATCCGGTGGGGGCGGGactctgaggaagaggaggcgcGTCCTGTCCAAAGATGGGCGTAGCAATGTGCGCATCGAGCACGTCAGCGGGCGAAGTGCTCTGTACATGCGTGACCTCTGGACAACGTTTCTGGACATGCAGTGGCGCTACAAGTTCTTCCTGTTCACGGCTACATTTGCAGGGACCTGGTTCCTGTTCGGGGTGCTGTGGTATCTGATGGCACTGGTGCATGGAGACCTACTTG AGTTCGACCCTCCGTCAAACCACACCCCCTGTGTGATGCAGATGCAAACCCTGACGGGggctttcctcttctccctggAGACCCAGACAACCATTGGTTATGGTTTTCGCTGCATCACTGAGGAATGTCCAGCTgccatcatcctcctcatcgtcCAGCTTGTCATCACGATGCTGATGGAGATCTTCATCACTGGTACCTTCCTTGCCAAG GTTGCTCGGCCAAAGAAGCGAGGTGAGACAGTGAAGTTTAGCCAGCATGCTGTGGTGTCGACCCACGAGGGACGACCCTGCCTGATGGTCCGGGTGGCCAACATGCGCAAGAGTCTCCTGCTTGGTTGTCAA GTGAGTGGAAAACTGCTCCAGACGTCTCTGACCAAGGAGGGCGAGACAGTTCGCCTGGACCAGAGGAATGTGCCCTTTCAAGTGGACATGTCCAGTGACAGCCCCTTCCTCATCCTGCCCCTCACCTTCTACCACATCATAGATGAAAACAGCCCCCTGCGAGCCTGGGCGGCCAAGG GTGGGGGCTGGACAGATCCAGAGTTGGCAGACTTCGAGCTGCTGGTGATCATGAGTGCAACAGTTGAACCGACCTCCGCCACCTGCCAGGTCCGCACCTCCTACCTGCCGGATGAGATTCTCTGGGGTTATGAGTTTCCCCCTGTagtctccctctccccatcgGGCAAATACGTAGCGGACTTCGCCTTCTTCGACAAAGTGGCCAAGACCAAGACCACGCCCGTCTTCAAACCATCCAGCCCCCAGCACGGGTACCAGAGCAACGGGGGCGGGACTGTGCCTGAGGTGACCGATCCAGAGAAGATCCGTCTGGAGCAGAGCtacagggagagaggggaggaacgTGGCCGGGCCAAAGACACTCCTCTCAGTGTTCGCATCAGCAACGTGTGA
- the LOC115022184 gene encoding ATP-sensitive inward rectifier potassium channel 10 isoform X4 has translation MRDLWTTFLDMQWRYKFFLFTATFAGTWFLFGVLWYLMALVHGDLLEFDPPSNHTPCVMQMQTLTGAFLFSLETQTTIGYGFRCITEECPAAIILLIVQLVITMLMEIFITGTFLAKVARPKKRGETVKFSQHAVVSTHEGRPCLMVRVANMRKSLLLGCQVSGKLLQTSLTKEGETVRLDQRNVPFQVDMSSDSPFLILPLTFYHIIDENSPLRAWAAKGGGWTDPELADFELLVIMSATVEPTSATCQVRTSYLPDEILWGYEFPPVVSLSPSGKYVADFAFFDKVAKTKTTPVFKPSSPQHGYQSNGGGTVPEVTDPEKIRLEQSYRERGEERGRAKDTPLSVRISNV, from the exons ATGCGTGACCTCTGGACAACGTTTCTGGACATGCAGTGGCGCTACAAGTTCTTCCTGTTCACGGCTACATTTGCAGGGACCTGGTTCCTGTTCGGGGTGCTGTGGTATCTGATGGCACTGGTGCATGGAGACCTACTTG AGTTCGACCCTCCGTCAAACCACACCCCCTGTGTGATGCAGATGCAAACCCTGACGGGggctttcctcttctccctggAGACCCAGACAACCATTGGTTATGGTTTTCGCTGCATCACTGAGGAATGTCCAGCTgccatcatcctcctcatcgtcCAGCTTGTCATCACGATGCTGATGGAGATCTTCATCACTGGTACCTTCCTTGCCAAG GTTGCTCGGCCAAAGAAGCGAGGTGAGACAGTGAAGTTTAGCCAGCATGCTGTGGTGTCGACCCACGAGGGACGACCCTGCCTGATGGTCCGGGTGGCCAACATGCGCAAGAGTCTCCTGCTTGGTTGTCAA GTGAGTGGAAAACTGCTCCAGACGTCTCTGACCAAGGAGGGCGAGACAGTTCGCCTGGACCAGAGGAATGTGCCCTTTCAAGTGGACATGTCCAGTGACAGCCCCTTCCTCATCCTGCCCCTCACCTTCTACCACATCATAGATGAAAACAGCCCCCTGCGAGCCTGGGCGGCCAAGG GTGGGGGCTGGACAGATCCAGAGTTGGCAGACTTCGAGCTGCTGGTGATCATGAGTGCAACAGTTGAACCGACCTCCGCCACCTGCCAGGTCCGCACCTCCTACCTGCCGGATGAGATTCTCTGGGGTTATGAGTTTCCCCCTGTagtctccctctccccatcgGGCAAATACGTAGCGGACTTCGCCTTCTTCGACAAAGTGGCCAAGACCAAGACCACGCCCGTCTTCAAACCATCCAGCCCCCAGCACGGGTACCAGAGCAACGGGGGCGGGACTGTGCCTGAGGTGACCGATCCAGAGAAGATCCGTCTGGAGCAGAGCtacagggagagaggggaggaacgTGGCCGGGCCAAAGACACTCCTCTCAGTGTTCGCATCAGCAACGTGTGA